A region of Maridesulfovibrio sp. DNA encodes the following proteins:
- a CDS encoding sigma 54-interacting transcriptional regulator — translation MKFPSNLPCSAVLDSLADGVFTVDRDWNITFFNEAASRITGVPAEEAVGSKCWDVFHSSLCDGNCALRSCMSDCGRISNKSIFFIHADGRKVPVSISAAPLVDGEGRLIGGVESFRDLTDIQMIRREVEESWRFEDIIGKSAQLGKVFAILPQVSKSEATVLLLGESGTGKELFARAIHNLSERKHGPFVAVNCGALPDNLLESELFGYKAGAFTDARKDKAGRFELAAGGTIFLDEIGDMPAKLQVKLLRVLQEKTFEPLGAVQSVKANVRIVAATNKNLAEQVEQGQFRQDLYYRLNVVTLNLPPLNERVEDIPLLINHFVNRLNALQGKDIDGISEDTLHILMRHPFPGNVRELENILEFAFILCPSGFIQVEHLPEYLQPKVKDNLPHEDTPMTMDEIKCMAVRRALERNNGKKMATCRELGISKDTLRRTIARCEEMGA, via the coding sequence ATGAAATTTCCCAGCAACCTGCCGTGTTCCGCAGTCTTAGACTCCCTTGCAGACGGGGTATTTACGGTAGACCGGGACTGGAACATCACCTTCTTCAACGAAGCGGCCAGCCGGATTACCGGGGTGCCTGCCGAAGAAGCGGTGGGTTCCAAGTGCTGGGATGTTTTCCACTCCAGCCTCTGCGACGGAAACTGCGCCCTGCGTTCCTGCATGAGCGACTGCGGCCGCATTTCCAACAAATCAATCTTTTTTATCCACGCAGACGGGCGCAAAGTCCCGGTCTCCATAAGTGCCGCGCCTCTTGTCGACGGCGAGGGCAGGCTTATCGGCGGGGTGGAAAGTTTCCGCGACCTGACCGACATCCAGATGATCCGCCGGGAAGTGGAAGAGTCATGGCGCTTTGAAGATATTATCGGCAAAAGCGCCCAGCTTGGAAAAGTCTTCGCCATTCTGCCGCAGGTCAGCAAAAGTGAAGCAACAGTGCTTCTGCTGGGTGAGTCCGGGACGGGGAAAGAACTATTCGCCCGCGCTATCCATAACCTGAGCGAACGCAAACACGGCCCATTCGTAGCCGTAAACTGCGGAGCCCTGCCTGACAACCTGCTGGAGTCAGAACTTTTCGGATACAAAGCCGGGGCCTTCACCGATGCCCGCAAGGATAAAGCAGGACGTTTTGAACTGGCTGCCGGAGGCACCATTTTCCTTGATGAAATCGGGGACATGCCAGCAAAACTACAGGTGAAACTGCTGCGCGTGCTGCAGGAAAAGACTTTCGAACCGCTTGGTGCGGTGCAAAGCGTGAAGGCCAATGTGCGCATTGTAGCCGCCACCAACAAAAATCTTGCAGAGCAGGTGGAGCAGGGACAATTCCGTCAGGATCTTTATTACCGCCTGAATGTGGTTACCCTCAACCTACCGCCGCTCAATGAGCGGGTCGAGGATATTCCGCTTTTAATCAATCACTTTGTCAACAGACTTAACGCGTTGCAGGGCAAAGACATTGACGGGATATCCGAAGACACCTTGCACATCCTCATGCGCCACCCCTTTCCCGGTAACGTGCGCGAACTGGAAAACATTCTTGAATTCGCCTTCATTCTCTGCCCTTCCGGTTTCATTCAGGTCGAGCACCTGCCTGAATATCTCCAGCCGAAGGTCAAAGACAACTTACCGCACGAAGACACACCTATGACCATGGATGAAATCAAATGCATGGCCGTGCGCCGCGCACTTGAGCGCAACAACGGCAAAAAGATGGCCACCTGCCGCGAGCTGGGAATTTCCAAAGATACCCTTCGCCGCACAATCGCCCGCTGCGAAGAAATGGGCGCATAA
- a CDS encoding NifB/NifX family molybdenum-iron cluster-binding protein produces the protein MRGNEERNNNSTLLCLACYEDRLASVFDNAPELKLFRVEDNKICPAGYLSLPSKDPKDRTSAIMTCGATFLICGAICGCTMNELEQAGVKVIPWITGMIEEVLSAYQQNCLENLVMPGCRGRGRCGQGNRGFRARKSDQGAGRHVGQAMNPVQRSN, from the coding sequence ATGAGAGGAAACGAAGAACGCAATAATAATTCAACGCTGCTTTGTTTGGCTTGTTACGAAGACAGGCTGGCCTCTGTGTTTGACAATGCCCCGGAGCTGAAACTGTTCCGGGTGGAAGACAATAAAATTTGCCCCGCAGGTTACCTATCCCTTCCCTCAAAAGACCCAAAGGACAGGACATCCGCCATTATGACCTGCGGGGCAACGTTTTTAATATGCGGTGCAATCTGCGGTTGCACCATGAATGAACTGGAACAGGCCGGAGTAAAGGTCATCCCGTGGATAACCGGAATGATTGAAGAAGTGCTCTCGGCCTATCAACAGAACTGTCTGGAAAATCTTGTCATGCCCGGTTGCCGCGGCAGAGGCAGATGCGGACAGGGAAACAGAGGATTCAGGGCCAGAAAATCAGATCAGGGCGCAGGACGTCATGTGGGTCAGGCCATGAACCCGGTACAAAGGAGTAATTAA
- a CDS encoding NifB/NifX family molybdenum-iron cluster-binding protein, which translates to MKIAISCQGNDLNGEVDPRFGRAKGFLVCDTDAGTQEYIDNTQNLNAAQGAGIQSAQNVAATGASAVITGHVGPKAFTALEKGSIKIYLIGGGTVAEALDAFKAGRLEAASDADKPGHW; encoded by the coding sequence ATGAAAATCGCCATCAGCTGTCAGGGCAACGACCTCAACGGTGAAGTCGACCCCCGATTCGGTCGCGCAAAAGGCTTTCTGGTCTGCGATACCGATGCCGGTACTCAGGAATACATTGACAACACCCAGAACCTGAATGCCGCTCAAGGGGCAGGAATCCAGTCCGCCCAGAACGTTGCAGCCACAGGAGCCTCTGCGGTTATTACCGGCCATGTCGGCCCTAAAGCCTTCACTGCCCTTGAGAAGGGATCCATCAAGATCTACCTCATAGGCGGCGGAACTGTTGCTGAAGCACTGGATGCTTTTAAAGCAGGACGCCTTGAAGCTGCCTCCGACGCAGATAAGCCCGGTCACTGGTAG
- a CDS encoding iron-sulfur cluster carrier protein MrpORP, whose translation MSDHACGSCSSSGSGCSSSGCSEGCAPEDMKLKKTLSRIKHKIVVISGKGGVGKSTVATNIAVALSLAGKQVGLLDVDVHGPSVPRLLSLQDEKPHIGHEVIEPISWSSNLWVMSLGFMLPSKDDPVIWRGPVKIGLIKQFVQDVAWNDLDFLVVDCPPGTGDEPLSALQTLGTDALAVIVTTPQGVAIDDVRRSVNFCKQVGNPVLGIIENMSGFVCPDCGNVHDIFNSGGGEELAKETGVKFLGRIPLDPEVGRSGDEGYPIIRTDHESPTGKALNTIIKPMLNLTDTLQENNEMPKPEELQGKNGMIRIAVPVAAGKLCMHFGHCEQFAIMDVDIATKGIVATNMETPPPHEPGVLPKWIADQGVQLVLAGGMGSRAQSLFTDAGVKVIVGSPAEAPENVVASYLAGSLQTGANTCDH comes from the coding sequence ATGAGCGATCACGCATGCGGAAGCTGCTCTTCCTCCGGTTCCGGATGTTCTTCTTCCGGTTGTTCTGAAGGCTGTGCGCCTGAAGATATGAAGCTGAAAAAAACCCTTTCCAGAATCAAACACAAAATAGTTGTTATCTCCGGTAAAGGCGGCGTAGGTAAAAGTACTGTAGCAACCAACATCGCAGTGGCGCTTTCACTTGCCGGCAAACAGGTCGGACTGCTTGATGTTGACGTACACGGCCCCAGCGTTCCCCGTCTGCTCAGCCTGCAGGATGAAAAACCGCACATCGGGCACGAAGTAATCGAACCCATCTCCTGGTCCAGCAACCTCTGGGTCATGTCCCTTGGCTTCATGCTGCCCAGCAAGGATGATCCGGTAATCTGGCGCGGTCCGGTTAAAATCGGCCTGATCAAACAGTTTGTACAGGATGTTGCCTGGAATGATCTCGATTTCCTCGTTGTGGACTGCCCCCCCGGAACCGGTGACGAACCCCTTTCCGCACTGCAGACCCTCGGCACCGACGCTCTCGCAGTTATCGTAACCACCCCTCAGGGTGTGGCAATTGACGATGTGCGCCGTTCCGTAAACTTCTGCAAGCAGGTCGGCAACCCGGTTCTCGGCATTATTGAGAACATGAGCGGATTCGTCTGCCCCGACTGCGGAAATGTACATGATATTTTCAATTCCGGCGGTGGTGAAGAACTGGCCAAAGAAACCGGTGTTAAATTCCTCGGACGCATTCCCCTTGACCCTGAAGTTGGACGTTCCGGCGATGAAGGCTACCCCATCATCCGCACAGATCACGAAAGCCCCACCGGCAAGGCTTTGAACACTATCATCAAACCGATGCTTAATCTCACTGACACTCTGCAGGAAAATAATGAAATGCCCAAACCTGAAGAACTTCAGGGCAAAAACGGGATGATCAGGATTGCGGTCCCGGTCGCTGCAGGTAAACTCTGCATGCATTTCGGCCATTGTGAGCAGTTTGCAATTATGGATGTCGATATTGCAACCAAAGGCATTGTCGCCACTAATATGGAAACTCCTCCGCCCCATGAACCCGGCGTTCTTCCCAAATGGATCGCCGATCAGGGTGTTCAGCTGGTTCTGGCTGGGGGCATGGGCTCAAGAGCACAGTCCCTGTTTACCGATGCAGGCGTAAAAGTCATTGTCGGTTCACCTGCCGAAGCTCCTGAAAATGTAGTAGCCAGCTACCTTGCAGGTTCTCTCCAGACCGGGGCAAACACCTGTGACCACTAG
- a CDS encoding ABC transporter substrate-binding protein, whose protein sequence is MKMYRFIAVLLVSVLLLCACAGCSDKETSGEFRVGVVAVTSGELFRKGNYIITAARYAANKVNNDGGLELSGQHYKVSLFPADSNGDAETAAKVARRLIEKDNVSAIVGAAGSLVALAVAKVCEEHKVPFITPVAGTNKLTSFKYSFRVSYTNTVQGEALAFFVLKDLKGKDVGVLFAASSPYSAELARLFKKDYIKGGGRVSAFESYAAGQRDFSIQLKKIIKSGARILFLPNNTKMVQLQVAQARKLGFDGILLGGDLWDPIELQRNSLFKNSYYTDHWIPGLPIEGAAEFEKDYKKANGVEPSELEALTYDAVMSLFAAVKIAGTANPVAIHDALVDMPPFHGVTGTFDYNNNGDPDKDVIISTFRDGYIAVQEIIDLK, encoded by the coding sequence ATGAAAATGTACAGATTCATTGCGGTTCTGCTTGTCTCGGTCTTGCTGCTCTGCGCGTGCGCGGGGTGCTCGGATAAAGAAACTTCCGGGGAATTCAGGGTCGGGGTAGTTGCGGTTACCAGCGGTGAACTGTTCAGAAAAGGAAATTACATCATCACCGCCGCCCGCTATGCAGCAAACAAAGTTAATAATGATGGTGGTTTGGAATTATCCGGGCAGCATTACAAAGTCAGTCTTTTTCCTGCGGACAGTAACGGTGATGCAGAGACCGCTGCAAAAGTGGCCCGGCGTTTGATTGAGAAGGATAACGTCTCGGCTATTGTCGGCGCTGCCGGTAGTCTGGTTGCTTTGGCCGTGGCGAAGGTCTGCGAGGAGCACAAAGTTCCCTTTATCACTCCGGTGGCCGGAACAAATAAGCTGACTTCTTTTAAATATTCATTTCGTGTTTCGTATACCAATACCGTACAGGGAGAAGCGCTGGCTTTTTTTGTCCTGAAAGATCTCAAAGGGAAAGACGTAGGGGTGCTGTTTGCCGCTTCTAGTCCATACAGTGCTGAGCTGGCCCGTTTATTCAAGAAAGACTATATCAAAGGAGGAGGCCGGGTTTCGGCCTTCGAAAGTTATGCTGCCGGGCAGCGGGATTTTTCCATCCAGCTGAAAAAAATTATTAAATCCGGAGCACGTATTTTATTTCTGCCCAATAATACCAAGATGGTGCAATTGCAGGTGGCTCAAGCACGCAAGCTCGGTTTTGACGGTATTTTGCTGGGTGGTGATTTATGGGATCCCATTGAGCTGCAGCGTAATTCTTTATTCAAAAACAGTTATTACACTGATCACTGGATCCCAGGGCTGCCAATTGAAGGTGCTGCCGAGTTTGAAAAGGATTACAAGAAGGCAAACGGGGTTGAGCCAAGTGAACTTGAAGCGCTGACCTATGACGCAGTGATGAGTCTTTTTGCTGCTGTAAAAATTGCCGGAACAGCAAATCCTGTTGCCATACATGATGCTCTGGTGGATATGCCTCCCTTCCATGGTGTGACCGGAACTTTCGACTACAATAACAACGGAGACCCGGATAAGGATGTAATCATTTCCACCTTCCGTGACGGCTATATAGCGGTGCAGGAAATTATTGACCTGAAATAG
- the alr gene encoding alanine racemase — protein MTIGYNTLEVEVDLNAIRHNYRLLCEKGSRVYGVIKADAYGHGLIEVARALEEEGADTFAVGTVGEGMQLRESGCDKRIISLLGPLNEEDCFNASRSRIIPFIGEFEQLEMLAGVVSAQGSKVEICLKFDTGMSRLGFSVNELDKLIDWLNGNPEVCPVLASSHLATSDDPAYEGYMSAQAETFSGILKRLADAGYELEASLANSAGILVHDQVHYSAQRGGIAMYGSNPLLGTKWSEFGKQLKPAMQVSTKIAAVRELKKGQAISYGCTYTAERDMTVAIVCAGYADAFSRGLSNTGQVCIHGKRAGILGRVCMQLCIVDVSHIDDVKFGDTAYLLGGEGEGRISAEDLAGWWQTITYEIFCLLGMNPRTYKK, from the coding sequence ATGACAATCGGATACAATACACTTGAAGTTGAAGTAGATTTAAACGCTATTCGCCATAATTACCGCTTGCTTTGCGAGAAAGGAAGCAGGGTTTACGGTGTAATCAAAGCAGATGCTTACGGCCATGGCCTGATAGAAGTTGCCCGCGCCCTTGAAGAGGAAGGTGCTGATACTTTTGCCGTCGGTACCGTGGGTGAGGGCATGCAACTGCGCGAGAGCGGTTGTGACAAACGTATTATTTCCCTGCTCGGTCCACTGAATGAAGAAGACTGCTTTAATGCTTCACGGAGCAGGATCATTCCCTTTATCGGAGAGTTTGAACAATTGGAAATGTTGGCCGGGGTTGTTTCCGCACAGGGAAGTAAAGTTGAAATCTGCCTGAAGTTTGATACCGGCATGTCCCGTCTCGGATTCAGCGTGAATGAATTGGATAAGTTAATTGATTGGCTGAATGGGAATCCGGAAGTCTGTCCGGTGCTGGCAAGCTCGCATCTAGCTACTTCCGATGATCCGGCTTACGAGGGCTATATGTCTGCACAGGCTGAGACATTTTCCGGAATTTTAAAACGGCTTGCCGATGCCGGATACGAGCTTGAAGCTTCATTGGCTAACTCCGCGGGGATTCTTGTTCATGATCAGGTCCATTATTCTGCCCAGCGTGGTGGGATTGCCATGTACGGTTCAAACCCGCTGCTGGGTACCAAATGGAGTGAATTCGGCAAGCAGCTTAAACCGGCCATGCAGGTCAGCACCAAGATTGCCGCGGTTCGGGAACTTAAAAAAGGTCAGGCCATCAGTTACGGCTGTACCTATACGGCAGAGCGGGATATGACCGTGGCTATTGTCTGTGCCGGATATGCCGATGCATTCAGCCGTGGGCTTTCCAATACAGGTCAGGTCTGCATTCATGGAAAGCGTGCCGGAATTCTTGGGCGGGTATGCATGCAGCTCTGCATTGTAGATGTGAGCCACATTGATGATGTAAAATTCGGGGATACTGCTTATTTGCTTGGCGGCGAAGGAGAAGGGCGCATCAGTGCCGAGGATCTGGCCGGATGGTGGCAGACCATTACTTATGAAATTTTTTGTCTTCTGGGGATGAATCCGAGGACATATAAAAAATAA
- the mutL gene encoding DNA mismatch repair endonuclease MutL — protein sequence MNTPEIHVLPASLRNQIAAGEVVERPSSVVKELVENSIDAGSTQIDVVVERGGQGYISVKDNGRGVVADELKLAVTRHATSKISNVDDLTSITSLGFRGEALPSIASVSRFRMSSRRNGADEGWFINVEGGDVVDEGPAAIPGGTSVEVRDLFFNVPARLKFLKTESTEARRCNQILFKIALANMAAGFSFTSNGREQFRLPAGQSLPERLAVFWPRNICESLLEFSHEAGELKVHGCAGIPGLAQGRGDRIVMFVNGRPVQDKLLLSAVRGAYKGRLISREYPQAVLFLELPPELVDVNVHPAKMEVRFQEERAVFSIIRNGIGQALSRYELGIAGGDGPQERLPEMAADRLVVKKKLSESVALPIEPGAKFSSWNEFKNTDFTALDDEPKVRPGLSAKEFTAPAEFTDSLIPGQRNEPDMVHERAMDYSADHIRIPEPEPKLFPNSGAGPVYVPGSRIEYLGQVADTYLVLKLPNGALGLLDQHAAHERVLYENMKSLRTRGESRPLALPINLVLHPSEVQQVQEIWEDLHAAGFMLELESGQTLAMRGIPPGLETGAAREYLKAAVDGQAKTLDDLWIMLSCKAAIKANLPLAVDEALSLLEAWFKCPQREYCPHGRPVLISWSALEMEKLFKRK from the coding sequence ATGAATACTCCTGAAATTCATGTCCTTCCGGCTTCGTTGCGCAATCAGATTGCTGCCGGTGAAGTTGTGGAACGGCCTTCCAGTGTGGTTAAGGAATTGGTGGAAAACTCCATTGATGCCGGAAGTACGCAGATTGATGTTGTGGTCGAGCGTGGGGGACAAGGTTATATCTCTGTAAAGGATAACGGGCGCGGTGTTGTTGCAGATGAGCTGAAGCTGGCAGTCACCCGCCACGCCACCAGCAAGATTTCAAATGTTGACGACCTGACCTCGATCACCAGTCTCGGGTTCCGGGGTGAGGCTTTGCCGAGTATTGCTTCAGTGTCCCGGTTCAGGATGAGCTCCCGCCGCAACGGCGCTGATGAGGGCTGGTTTATCAACGTTGAAGGCGGGGACGTTGTAGACGAGGGGCCGGCAGCTATCCCCGGTGGGACTTCAGTTGAAGTGCGTGATCTTTTTTTCAATGTCCCGGCCCGTCTTAAATTTTTGAAAACCGAAAGCACAGAGGCCCGACGCTGTAATCAGATCTTGTTCAAGATTGCTCTTGCCAACATGGCTGCAGGATTCAGCTTCACTTCCAATGGGCGCGAACAGTTCAGACTTCCTGCGGGACAATCTCTTCCTGAACGTCTGGCTGTATTCTGGCCGCGTAATATTTGTGAATCCTTACTTGAATTTTCTCATGAAGCCGGGGAATTGAAAGTTCACGGTTGTGCGGGGATTCCCGGTCTTGCTCAAGGGCGTGGCGATCGAATAGTCATGTTCGTTAATGGAAGACCGGTGCAGGACAAGCTGTTGCTCAGTGCCGTTCGTGGAGCCTACAAGGGCCGTCTCATTTCCCGCGAATATCCGCAGGCAGTGCTTTTTCTGGAGTTGCCCCCGGAATTGGTTGATGTGAACGTGCATCCTGCCAAAATGGAAGTTCGTTTTCAGGAAGAAAGAGCTGTTTTCAGCATAATTCGAAATGGTATCGGGCAGGCATTGTCCCGCTACGAACTGGGCATTGCTGGCGGAGATGGTCCGCAGGAAAGACTGCCTGAAATGGCGGCTGATCGGCTTGTAGTAAAAAAGAAGTTATCGGAAAGTGTGGCACTGCCCATTGAACCCGGCGCAAAATTTTCCAGCTGGAATGAATTCAAGAACACTGATTTTACGGCTCTGGATGATGAACCGAAAGTCCGTCCGGGACTGTCCGCAAAAGAGTTTACAGCTCCTGCCGAGTTTACAGATTCCCTGATTCCCGGGCAACGCAATGAGCCGGATATGGTTCATGAGCGGGCTATGGATTATAGTGCTGACCATATCCGCATTCCCGAACCCGAGCCGAAACTATTTCCGAATTCTGGAGCCGGCCCGGTTTATGTTCCCGGTTCACGCATTGAATATCTGGGGCAGGTTGCTGATACCTATCTTGTGCTTAAACTGCCTAATGGGGCTCTAGGTCTGCTGGACCAGCATGCCGCCCACGAACGGGTGCTTTATGAAAATATGAAATCACTGCGTACGAGAGGGGAATCCCGTCCTTTGGCTTTGCCTATTAATCTGGTCTTGCATCCCAGCGAGGTGCAGCAGGTACAGGAAATCTGGGAAGACCTCCATGCTGCCGGGTTCATGCTTGAGTTGGAGTCGGGACAGACTCTTGCCATGCGCGGCATTCCTCCGGGACTTGAAACCGGAGCGGCAAGGGAGTACTTAAAAGCAGCAGTTGATGGACAGGCCAAAACTCTTGACGACCTCTGGATTATGCTTTCCTGCAAAGCAGCCATCAAAGCCAATCTGCCTTTGGCTGTGGATGAAGCTCTTTCCCTGCTTGAAGCATGGTTCAAATGCCCGCAGCGGGAATATTGCCCGCATGGCCGTCCGGTGCTTATCAGCTGGTCTGCACTGGAAATGGAAAAACTTTTCAAGCGCAAATAG